Genomic segment of Haladaptatus caseinilyticus:
TGGTTTTGTTGACGACGAACTTATCGGGGTCGCGGGCGTCGTAATTCGAGAATTGCTCCATCATAGTCGCCATGCCTGGCTCTACGATCTTGTTGTCGACGAATCCCGAAGAGAAGAAGGATACGGAACGGAACTCATCCGATTCGTTGAACAGTGGGCGACCGAGAATGAGTGTGAATACGTTGCGTTGGCGTCGCCACTCGCGAAAGAGGAGATCCACCAGTACTACGAAAGCCGAGAGTACAACAGGTGGTTATCGAGAAGGAGCTCTAACGTGAATCAGACGATCGTTCTGCGACTAGCTGTTTATCTGTTTCTTTGAGCTCATGTCGTGCTATCTACAATCGAAAGGGTAAGGGTGTTGATCGGGAGTGTGCGCCTCCAACTAGTCGCTCGTAGGTTAGTATTTTATACTAACTAATATCGCCCACCGATTTAACGACGTTCAGACACTACTATCCGACATGAGCGAGAATGCCGCAATCATTGCTCGGATAATCGAGCATAACACGGGTGGGCAAAACCGTGCGACAATTGATCGTGATCACATCGGTGTGATTGCAACCCAGCATGGTCGCTTTGACGGCGATATTGATGATTCGATAGCCGAGACCCTTGCTGAAGGATACATCGAAGAGCAGGACGGTGAATACGTTGCGACTGAGAACGTTTGGGATCTCATTCCCGGTATTACTCGCTAGCTCGTCGCTCGGTCTGCTTGCGTTTTGATCTCTTTCCGCCTCTCACTCTTTCTTCAACGCTCTTGTTAGTATACAATGCTAACAAAGGCGTCTGAAATTC
This window contains:
- a CDS encoding GNAT family N-acetyltransferase → MDIRVLEAESERREAALLLQQLWTDRDRDEIVAWTGEEEYRLFGGFVDDELIGVAGVVIRELLHHSRHAWLYDLVVDESRREEGYGTELIRFVEQWATENECEYVALASPLAKEEIHQYYESREYNRWLSRRSSNVNQTIVLRLAVYLFL